In one Coccinella septempunctata chromosome 6, icCocSept1.1, whole genome shotgun sequence genomic region, the following are encoded:
- the LOC123314727 gene encoding glycerol-3-phosphate dehydrogenase [NAD(+)], cytoplasmic-like isoform X1, translating to MDVKKLKRVCVLGSGGWGSVIARIVARNVLCMRRFHPKVTMYVFEEFLDGRKLTEIINKEHENVKYCRGYKFTNNLIALSDPVEAAKYADYIIFVTPHQFVDGLCKLLYGKIKKRAVGVSLIKGFEKKSGGGIDLISHIISKKLAIPCHVLMGANIASEVVAEIKHCTSTLGCKNRKRGEVLKDLFETDHLKISVVADEDTVEICGALKNIVATGVGFVDGLGLDNRMKEAMLRLGFMEMMKFVDLFYPGGRLSTFFESCGIADLIVTSFAGRNRKCAAAFVTSGKTIKELEKEMLNGQMLQGPPTAEEVTFMLRNEKMTDQFPLFTVIDQICRGQKEAKELTKCIEENILKKTYCPKNLKA from the exons ATGgatgtgaaaaaattgaaaagggtTTGCGTTCTGGGAAGCGGTGGATG GGGTTCGGTGATAGCCAGAATCGTGGCTAGAAATGTTCTTTGTATGAGACGGTTTCATCCCAAAGTTACCATGTACGTTTTCGAGGAATTCCTGGACGGTAGAAAACTCACGGAGATCATAAACAAGGAGCATGAGAACGTCAAATATTGTCGAGGTTATAAATTCACGAATAACTTA ATTGCATTATCTGATCCAGTAGAAGCTGCCAAATATGCAGATTACATCATCTTCGTGACTCCTCACCAATTCGTCGATGGTCTATGCAAACTATTGTATGGTAAAATCAAGAAAAGAGCTGTAGGGGTTTCCCTAATAAAG ggtttcgaaaaaaaatctggTGGTGGTATAGACTTGATCTCGCATATCATCAGTAAGAAACTGGCGATTCCTTGCCACGTCTTGATGGGTGCCAACATAGCCTCCGAAGTGGTGGCTGAAATAAAACACTGCACATCAACCCTAGGCTGCAAGAACAGGAAACGTGGGGAGGTTTTAAAAGATTTATTCGAAACTGATCACTTGAAGATATCAGTTGTGGCCGATGAGGATACTGTGGAGATTTGTGGTGCTCTCAAG AATATAGTGGCCACCGGCGTTGGTTTCGTCGACGGTCTCGGTTTGGACAATCGCATGAAGGAGGCCATGCTCAGGCTGGGTTTCATGGAGATGATGAAGTTCGTCGATTTGTTCTATCCGGGCGGTAGACTGTCGACATTCTTCGAGAGCTGCGGCATAGCGGATCTCATAGTGACCTCGTTCGCTGGGAGGAATAGAAAGTGCGCTGCAGCTTTCGTGACCAGCGGAAAGACCATCAAGGAGCTGGAGAAGGAGATGCTGAACGGACAGATGCTGCAAGGACCGCCGACTGCTGAAGAGGTCACGTTTATGTTGAGGAACGAAAAAATGACAGATCA GTTTCCACTGTTCACAGTGATCGACCAAATTTGCCGTGGTCAAAAAGAAGCCAAGGAACTCACCAAATGCATCGAagaaaatattctgaaaaagac ATACTGTCCCAAAAATCTCAAAGCGTGA
- the LOC123314727 gene encoding glycerol-3-phosphate dehydrogenase [NAD(+)], cytoplasmic-like isoform X2: MDVKKLKRVCVLGSGGWGSVIARIVARNVLCMRRFHPKVTMYVFEEFLDGRKLTEIINKEHENVKYCRGYKFTNNLIALSDPVEAAKYADYIIFVTPHQFVDGLCKLLYGKIKKRAVGVSLIKGFEKKSGGGIDLISHIISKKLAIPCHVLMGANIASEVVAEIKHCTSTLGCKNRKRGEVLKDLFETDHLKISVVADEDTVEICGALKNIVATGVGFVDGLGLDNRMKEAMLRLGFMEMMKFVDLFYPGGRLSTFFESCGIADLIVTSFAGRNRKCAAAFVTSGKTIKELEKEMLNGQMLQGPPTAEEVTFMLRNEKMTDQFPLFTVIDQICRGQKEAKELTKCIEENILKKTYPN; encoded by the exons ATGgatgtgaaaaaattgaaaagggtTTGCGTTCTGGGAAGCGGTGGATG GGGTTCGGTGATAGCCAGAATCGTGGCTAGAAATGTTCTTTGTATGAGACGGTTTCATCCCAAAGTTACCATGTACGTTTTCGAGGAATTCCTGGACGGTAGAAAACTCACGGAGATCATAAACAAGGAGCATGAGAACGTCAAATATTGTCGAGGTTATAAATTCACGAATAACTTA ATTGCATTATCTGATCCAGTAGAAGCTGCCAAATATGCAGATTACATCATCTTCGTGACTCCTCACCAATTCGTCGATGGTCTATGCAAACTATTGTATGGTAAAATCAAGAAAAGAGCTGTAGGGGTTTCCCTAATAAAG ggtttcgaaaaaaaatctggTGGTGGTATAGACTTGATCTCGCATATCATCAGTAAGAAACTGGCGATTCCTTGCCACGTCTTGATGGGTGCCAACATAGCCTCCGAAGTGGTGGCTGAAATAAAACACTGCACATCAACCCTAGGCTGCAAGAACAGGAAACGTGGGGAGGTTTTAAAAGATTTATTCGAAACTGATCACTTGAAGATATCAGTTGTGGCCGATGAGGATACTGTGGAGATTTGTGGTGCTCTCAAG AATATAGTGGCCACCGGCGTTGGTTTCGTCGACGGTCTCGGTTTGGACAATCGCATGAAGGAGGCCATGCTCAGGCTGGGTTTCATGGAGATGATGAAGTTCGTCGATTTGTTCTATCCGGGCGGTAGACTGTCGACATTCTTCGAGAGCTGCGGCATAGCGGATCTCATAGTGACCTCGTTCGCTGGGAGGAATAGAAAGTGCGCTGCAGCTTTCGTGACCAGCGGAAAGACCATCAAGGAGCTGGAGAAGGAGATGCTGAACGGACAGATGCTGCAAGGACCGCCGACTGCTGAAGAGGTCACGTTTATGTTGAGGAACGAAAAAATGACAGATCA GTTTCCACTGTTCACAGTGATCGACCAAATTTGCCGTGGTCAAAAAGAAGCCAAGGAACTCACCAAATGCATCGAagaaaatattctgaaaaagac
- the LOC123314727 gene encoding glycerol-3-phosphate dehydrogenase [NAD(+)], cytoplasmic-like isoform X3 gives MRRFHPKVTMYVFEEFLDGRKLTEIINKEHENVKYCRGYKFTNNLIALSDPVEAAKYADYIIFVTPHQFVDGLCKLLYGKIKKRAVGVSLIKGFEKKSGGGIDLISHIISKKLAIPCHVLMGANIASEVVAEIKHCTSTLGCKNRKRGEVLKDLFETDHLKISVVADEDTVEICGALKNIVATGVGFVDGLGLDNRMKEAMLRLGFMEMMKFVDLFYPGGRLSTFFESCGIADLIVTSFAGRNRKCAAAFVTSGKTIKELEKEMLNGQMLQGPPTAEEVTFMLRNEKMTDQFPLFTVIDQICRGQKEAKELTKCIEENILKKTYCPKNLKA, from the exons ATGAGACGGTTTCATCCCAAAGTTACCATGTACGTTTTCGAGGAATTCCTGGACGGTAGAAAACTCACGGAGATCATAAACAAGGAGCATGAGAACGTCAAATATTGTCGAGGTTATAAATTCACGAATAACTTA ATTGCATTATCTGATCCAGTAGAAGCTGCCAAATATGCAGATTACATCATCTTCGTGACTCCTCACCAATTCGTCGATGGTCTATGCAAACTATTGTATGGTAAAATCAAGAAAAGAGCTGTAGGGGTTTCCCTAATAAAG ggtttcgaaaaaaaatctggTGGTGGTATAGACTTGATCTCGCATATCATCAGTAAGAAACTGGCGATTCCTTGCCACGTCTTGATGGGTGCCAACATAGCCTCCGAAGTGGTGGCTGAAATAAAACACTGCACATCAACCCTAGGCTGCAAGAACAGGAAACGTGGGGAGGTTTTAAAAGATTTATTCGAAACTGATCACTTGAAGATATCAGTTGTGGCCGATGAGGATACTGTGGAGATTTGTGGTGCTCTCAAG AATATAGTGGCCACCGGCGTTGGTTTCGTCGACGGTCTCGGTTTGGACAATCGCATGAAGGAGGCCATGCTCAGGCTGGGTTTCATGGAGATGATGAAGTTCGTCGATTTGTTCTATCCGGGCGGTAGACTGTCGACATTCTTCGAGAGCTGCGGCATAGCGGATCTCATAGTGACCTCGTTCGCTGGGAGGAATAGAAAGTGCGCTGCAGCTTTCGTGACCAGCGGAAAGACCATCAAGGAGCTGGAGAAGGAGATGCTGAACGGACAGATGCTGCAAGGACCGCCGACTGCTGAAGAGGTCACGTTTATGTTGAGGAACGAAAAAATGACAGATCA GTTTCCACTGTTCACAGTGATCGACCAAATTTGCCGTGGTCAAAAAGAAGCCAAGGAACTCACCAAATGCATCGAagaaaatattctgaaaaagac ATACTGTCCCAAAAATCTCAAAGCGTGA
- the LOC123314734 gene encoding uncharacterized protein LOC123314734 → MINLKFVFLFCASSGLVQAQQRDLPKYIEKCSLKHEFKQCVLRSANKAIPLIVKGDADYKIPNMQPLHVPFVNLFNTPQIVLNFTDTKVYGLENAKMVDIVVNNEDRLSFTAAFENPNITLSGEYSIIGTILALPLKGDGLYSVSLCELTSICTYVIRLFNFSVLRKNHMKFFDF, encoded by the exons ATGATCAACTTGAAATTCGTGTTTCTATTCTGCGCTTCCTCGGGGTTGGTTCAAGCTCAACAAAGAGATTTAC CCAAGTATATTGAGAAGTGTTCTTTGAAGCATGAGTTTAAACAATGTGTCCTCAGAAGTGCGAATAAGGCTATTCCATTAATTGTGAAAG GAGACGCGGACTACAAAATTCCCAACATGCAACCACTCCATGTGCCCTTCGTCAATTTATTCAATACGCCTCAGATTGTGCTCAATTTCACAGATACGAAAGTTTATGGACTCGAAAACGCTAAAATGGTCGATATAGT CGTAAACAATGAAGATCGTTTATCATTTACCGCCGCTTTTGAAAACCCTAATATCACCCTAAGTGGAGAATATAGTATTATTGGGACTATCTTAGCCCTACCACTCAAAGGAGACGGATTATATTCTGTTTCATTGTGTGAGTTAACCTCAATTTGTACATATGTAATAAGACTCTTTAACTTCAGCGTTTTGAGAAAAAaccatatgaaatttttcgatttttag